The genomic DNA AAAGCAAGGCTAATTAATCCACCCAAGACTTTGAAAGGCATGGGTATGGGTATTAGGGACTGGGGGCTGAAAATTGTTCAATTTTGAAATGTTCCCAATTTTAAAACCCAACATCCTTAATACCTGATCCTGGAACTTTATTTATTTCTAATTGCTCCTTTTTCGCCACCTTTAACTGAATCATGACAGACTATAAACGTAAGCGCGTTGTTATAACTGGTGTTGGCGCGATTACTCCTATTGGTAACACACCGACTGAATATTGGGAAGCCTTGGTAAGCGGGCGTAATGGCATAGACTGGATTACAGCTTTTGATACGTCCAAGCATGACTGCCGTATTGCTGGAGAAGTGAAAAACTTCGATCCCCATGAATACATGGAAAAGAAAGATGCCAAGCGCATGGATCGTTTTTCCCAATTTGCCATAGCTGCTGCTAAACAGGCAATAGCAGACGCGCAATTAGTTATTAATGACCTCAACGCTGAACAGATAGGAGTCATGATCGGTTCAGGCGTTGGCGGTATTAAAGTCTTAGAAGACCAGCAAACAGTCTATCTCAACAAAGGCCCAGACCGCTGTAGTCCCTTCATGATTCCCATGATGATCGCTAACATGGCAGCTGGACTAACAGCAATACACACTGGTGCAAAAGGTCCAAATTCATGTCCTGTGACAGCTTGTGCCTCTGGTTCTAACGCCATAGGTGATGCCTTTCGCCTCATTCAAAATGGCTATGCCCAAGCTATGATTTGTGGCGGTTCAGAAGCCGCAGTTACACCCTTATCTGTAGCGGGATTTGCTGCCGCCAGAGCGCTTTCTACGAAAAATGATCCAGACACAGCTTGTCGCCCTTTTGACAAAGACCGGGATGGTTTTGTGAT from Okeanomitos corallinicola TIOX110 includes the following:
- the fabF gene encoding beta-ketoacyl-ACP synthase II gives rise to the protein MTDYKRKRVVITGVGAITPIGNTPTEYWEALVSGRNGIDWITAFDTSKHDCRIAGEVKNFDPHEYMEKKDAKRMDRFSQFAIAAAKQAIADAQLVINDLNAEQIGVMIGSGVGGIKVLEDQQTVYLNKGPDRCSPFMIPMMIANMAAGLTAIHTGAKGPNSCPVTACASGSNAIGDAFRLIQNGYAQAMICGGSEAAVTPLSVAGFAAARALSTKNDPDTACRPFDKDRDGFVMGEGSGILILEELEHALNRGARIYGEMVGYGMTCDAYHMTSPVPGGLGAARAIELALKDGQLTPEMVSYINAHGTSTSANDVTETAAIKKALGDHAYKVAISSTKSMTGHLLGGSGGIEAVATMLAIANDRIPPTIHLDNPDDGCDLDYVPHTSRAQTVEVAISNSFGFGGHNVTLAFRKYR